Proteins co-encoded in one Polaromonas vacuolata genomic window:
- the phnD gene encoding phosphonate ABC transporter substrate-binding protein: MLKKLLFSLSTSALLALTPAHSADLKELNFGIISTESSQNLKSDWQPILDAMGKKTGMKINAFFASDYAGIIEGMRFNKVQVAWFGNKSAMEAVDRADAEVFAQMVNADGTKGYYSHLIVNKDSPIKTLDDMLKKGKDLSFGNGDPNSTSGFLVPSFYVFAKNKIDARTFFKVSRSGNHESNALAVANKQIDVATNNSENLEKLKERLPEKFNALRVIWTSPLIPLDPLVMRKDLPESTKQSIKDFFFAYGSGGQQEKDALMKLSKLSGFKASTNAQLVPIRQLELFKEKNKFETDAGMAAAEKASKIAEIDQKLAALGQ, from the coding sequence ATGCTCAAAAAACTTTTATTCAGTTTAAGTACTTCCGCACTTCTGGCTCTCACACCAGCACATTCAGCAGATCTTAAAGAGCTCAATTTCGGCATCATCTCTACCGAATCTTCACAAAATTTGAAGTCTGACTGGCAACCTATCTTGGATGCTATGGGCAAGAAAACCGGCATGAAAATCAACGCTTTTTTTGCCTCTGATTACGCAGGAATTATTGAAGGCATGCGCTTTAATAAAGTACAGGTGGCTTGGTTTGGCAACAAGTCGGCGATGGAAGCTGTAGACCGTGCCGACGCTGAAGTGTTTGCGCAAATGGTTAACGCCGATGGCACTAAAGGCTACTACTCGCACTTAATTGTGAACAAAGACAGCCCCATCAAAACACTGGACGACATGCTTAAAAAAGGCAAGGACTTGTCTTTTGGCAATGGTGATCCGAATTCGACATCCGGTTTTTTAGTCCCCAGTTTTTACGTATTTGCAAAAAACAAAATTGATGCACGTACTTTCTTTAAAGTCTCACGTAGCGGCAACCACGAATCGAACGCGCTGGCAGTCGCTAACAAGCAAATTGATGTGGCGACCAACAACAGTGAAAATTTAGAAAAACTAAAAGAAAGACTGCCAGAAAAATTTAACGCTCTCCGCGTCATCTGGACCTCACCGCTGATACCACTAGACCCCTTAGTCATGCGCAAAGACCTGCCAGAGTCAACCAAGCAAAGCATCAAAGATTTCTTCTTTGCCTATGGCTCAGGTGGTCAGCAGGAAAAAGACGCCTTGATGAAGCTTAGTAAGCTATCCGGTTTTAAAGCCTCAACGAACGCCCAACTAGTGCCCATTCGCCAACTCGAATTATTCAAAGAAAAAAATAAGTTTGAAACAGACGCTGGCATGGCCGCTGCAGAAAAAGCCAGCAAAATTGCTGAAATCGACCAAAAACTCGCCGCACTGGGTCAGTAA
- the phnF gene encoding phosphonate metabolism transcriptional regulator PhnF, producing the protein MMTARRSNTANSLTPEKRNGALMWQQIANTLGTEIRDRNFSATGKLPGESELAERFGVKRHTLRQAVAALQVQGLVRVEPGRGTFVQNDLLNYPLSRRTRYGDNLRAQGLQPGKQLLTAMEIPAPEHVAEQLKIQSGAAVLMIQTLDEADDQPIGLATSYYPAARFNGLLERLGDGSQISDILRHFGVADFVRAKSCITTQMPSEETARLLKQSVLRPLLCVENLDVDMNGVPVKYGETLFCGDRVQLAVTSGENS; encoded by the coding sequence ATGATGACAGCACGGAGATCAAACACCGCCAATTCACTGACTCCGGAAAAACGCAATGGCGCGTTGATGTGGCAGCAAATCGCTAACACCTTAGGCACTGAAATTCGCGACAGAAACTTTAGTGCAACCGGAAAATTACCGGGTGAAAGTGAGCTTGCCGAACGCTTTGGCGTGAAGCGCCACACACTGCGCCAAGCTGTCGCTGCATTGCAAGTTCAGGGCTTGGTAAGAGTTGAGCCGGGACGCGGCACGTTTGTGCAAAACGATTTACTTAACTACCCTTTGTCGCGCCGTACACGTTATGGCGACAACTTGCGCGCCCAAGGTTTGCAGCCCGGCAAACAGCTGCTAACCGCCATGGAAATTCCCGCACCTGAACATGTTGCTGAGCAATTAAAAATTCAATCGGGCGCTGCGGTTTTGATGATTCAAACCTTGGACGAAGCCGATGACCAGCCTATCGGTCTGGCCACTTCTTACTACCCCGCTGCGCGTTTTAACGGCTTGCTAGAACGCTTGGGCGATGGCTCGCAAATTAGCGACATCTTGCGCCACTTTGGTGTGGCTGATTTTGTGCGTGCGAAAAGCTGTATCACCACACAAATGCCGTCAGAAGAAACTGCGCGTTTACTGAAACAGTCTGTACTGCGCCCCTTGCTATGCGTTGAAAACTTAGATGTGGATATGAATGGCGTGCCGGTTAAATATGGCGAGACTTTGTTTTGTGGCGACCGTGTGCAACTGGCTGTGACGTCCGGAGAAAATTCATGA
- a CDS encoding DUF1045 domain-containing protein produces MSARYAVYFSPASNSPWWNLGSRWLGRDESTGERLVQPLFTEDCPEDFQRITAEPRRYGFHATLKAPFRLAHGVDELVLLPRMQALAKTLKPLTLSPLGLASWDGFVALVPQLPTAELLALAASCVTELDDLRAPLTADELARRTPGLDARGLALLAQFGYPHVLERLRLHFTLTGRVAPQTRQWVESVLHPALEGLNRQSPLVLDRLCLFAEYQPGAAFLRIADVQVGA; encoded by the coding sequence ATGAGCGCGCGCTATGCAGTGTATTTTTCACCGGCGAGCAATTCACCTTGGTGGAATTTAGGCAGTCGCTGGTTGGGGCGCGATGAGTCGACTGGAGAGCGCTTGGTACAGCCCTTGTTTACCGAGGATTGTCCTGAAGACTTTCAGAGAATTACCGCAGAGCCAAGACGCTATGGTTTTCACGCCACTTTGAAAGCGCCGTTTCGACTCGCGCATGGCGTGGATGAGTTGGTACTTTTGCCGCGTATGCAGGCTTTGGCTAAAACACTCAAGCCCTTAACTTTGTCTCCTTTGGGGCTGGCTAGCTGGGACGGATTTGTTGCACTCGTGCCGCAACTACCCACTGCAGAATTGTTAGCGCTGGCTGCATCTTGTGTGACTGAACTCGATGATTTGCGCGCACCTTTGACGGCGGATGAATTAGCGCGCCGCACGCCAGGCCTAGACGCGCGCGGCTTAGCGTTGTTGGCGCAGTTTGGTTATCCGCATGTACTGGAGCGCTTGCGTCTTCACTTCACGCTCACTGGCCGGGTTGCACCACAGACTCGGCAGTGGGTGGAGTCTGTATTGCACCCTGCGCTTGAAGGGCTCAACAGACAATCGCCCTTGGTTTTAGACCGGCTGTGTTTATTTGCCGAGTATCAGCCCGGCGCTGCATTTTTGCGGATTGCTGACGTGCAGGTGGGTGCGTGA
- the phnK gene encoding phosphonate C-P lyase system protein PhnK: MNDVLLSVRGAGKNFSQGSTSRWACRDVNFDLYPGEVLAVVGESGSGKSTLLRLLAGRLACDEGNVNYRVRSEISSEENHASELINLADLSQARLRWLARTDWGFVEQHARDGLRMNVSGGANIGERLMALGARHYGQLRSQALSWMERVELDTSRIDDLPATYSGGMQQRLQIARNLVTHPRLVFMDEPTTGLDVSVQARLLDLMRELVEQLNLAAVIVTHDLAVARLLAHRILVMKDGAVVEQGLTDRVLDDPQHAYTQLLVSSVLTN, from the coding sequence ATGAACGACGTATTGCTATCGGTGCGCGGCGCCGGAAAAAACTTTAGCCAAGGCAGCACTTCACGCTGGGCTTGCCGGGATGTGAATTTTGATCTCTATCCCGGCGAAGTGCTGGCCGTAGTGGGCGAATCGGGCTCTGGGAAATCCACGTTGCTGCGCTTATTAGCCGGCCGTTTAGCCTGCGATGAGGGCAACGTAAATTACCGCGTCAGAAGCGAGATCAGCAGTGAAGAAAATCACGCCAGTGAATTAATTAATCTTGCCGATTTATCCCAAGCGCGACTGCGTTGGTTGGCCCGCACCGACTGGGGTTTTGTCGAGCAACATGCACGCGACGGACTGCGCATGAATGTGTCTGGCGGCGCGAATATCGGCGAGCGTTTAATGGCCTTAGGTGCGCGCCATTACGGCCAGCTGCGCAGTCAAGCTTTGTCTTGGATGGAGCGGGTTGAACTTGATACCAGCCGCATAGACGATCTACCCGCGACCTACTCTGGCGGCATGCAGCAGCGCTTGCAAATTGCACGCAATTTAGTCACCCATCCGCGCTTGGTTTTTATGGATGAGCCGACCACGGGCTTGGATGTGTCGGTACAAGCGCGGCTGTTAGACTTGATGCGTGAATTGGTTGAGCAGCTCAATTTAGCCGCCGTTATCGTCACCCACGACTTAGCCGTTGCACGCCTATTGGCGCACCGAATATTAGTCATGAAAGATGGCGCAGTCGTCGAGCAAGGCCTGACAGACCGGGTGTTGGACGACCCGCAACATGCCTATACCCAGTTGCTGGTTTCTTCTGTGCTGACCAACTGA
- the phnC gene encoding phosphonate ABC transporter ATP-binding protein — MKNAIEIDSLSKTFSSGKKALQNISLSIQAGEMVALIGASGSGKSTLLRHMAGLMVGDKAAAGSVTVHGRNVQKNGKVAKDIRSVRSDIGFVFQQFNLVGRLPVIVNVLTGTLHRVPMWRSLMRWFSEKEKAGGIEALRRVGIAECWAQRASTLSGGQQQRAAIARAMVQGAKVVLADEPIASLDPESSRKVMDILARINREDKCTVVVSLHQVNVAIKYCPRTIALHHGVVVYDGPSAGLTPAVLRGLYGAEADDILSLGDHISSLEDKAKPVPNRIWAVPLTRVA, encoded by the coding sequence ATGAAAAACGCAATTGAAATCGACTCGCTGAGCAAAACTTTCAGCAGCGGTAAAAAGGCATTGCAAAATATTTCACTCAGTATTCAAGCCGGTGAAATGGTGGCCTTGATAGGCGCATCGGGCTCGGGTAAATCTACATTGCTGCGCCACATGGCGGGCTTGATGGTGGGGGATAAAGCGGCAGCGGGCTCCGTCACCGTGCATGGCCGCAATGTGCAAAAAAACGGCAAAGTAGCCAAAGATATTCGCTCAGTACGATCTGATATCGGCTTTGTCTTCCAACAATTTAATTTAGTCGGCAGACTACCAGTCATAGTCAATGTACTGACTGGTACGCTGCACCGCGTGCCCATGTGGCGTAGCTTAATGCGCTGGTTTAGTGAAAAAGAAAAAGCCGGTGGCATCGAGGCATTGCGCCGCGTCGGTATTGCTGAATGCTGGGCCCAACGCGCATCAACTTTGTCCGGTGGTCAGCAGCAGCGCGCCGCCATCGCACGCGCCATGGTGCAAGGCGCAAAAGTAGTTTTGGCTGATGAGCCTATCGCCTCACTAGACCCAGAGTCATCACGCAAAGTCATGGACATACTTGCGCGAATTAATCGCGAAGACAAATGCACCGTCGTAGTCTCGCTGCATCAAGTCAATGTGGCGATTAAATATTGCCCTAGAACCATCGCATTGCATCATGGCGTTGTGGTTTATGACGGTCCTTCAGCAGGTCTGACACCGGCAGTGCTGCGCGGGCTTTATGGCGCTGAAGCAGACGATATATTGTCCCTTGGCGATCACATCTCTAGCCTTGAAGACAAGGCCAAACCAGTACCAAACCGAATCTGGGCCGTGCCGCTAACACGTGTCGCTTAA
- the phnE gene encoding phosphonate ABC transporter, permease protein PhnE has product MQPPVDLKESKKSWLTLLLWGVSLALLAGSWRGADMRPFDLWRDSANMTQYAADFFPPNFRDWRFYIQEMLVTLSIAVWGTVLAVIFAVPLGLLSANNIAPAWVRQPVRRLMDAARAINEMVFAMLFIVAVGLGPFAGVLALFVHTTGVLAKLFSEAVESIDSQPVEGIRATGANAMEEIIYAIIPQVLPLWISFSLYRFESNVRSASVVGMVGAGGIGVVLWEIIRAFQYAETCAVMIIVVVTVSILDVISARIRAAVI; this is encoded by the coding sequence ATGCAGCCGCCAGTAGACCTGAAGGAAAGCAAAAAAAGCTGGCTAACACTGCTGCTTTGGGGCGTTAGCCTGGCATTGCTGGCCGGTTCATGGCGGGGTGCGGATATGCGCCCGTTTGATTTATGGCGTGACTCGGCCAACATGACGCAATACGCGGCGGACTTTTTCCCACCCAACTTCAGAGACTGGCGTTTCTACATTCAAGAAATGCTGGTCACCTTATCTATCGCAGTCTGGGGCACGGTGCTAGCGGTTATTTTTGCAGTGCCCTTAGGCTTGCTGTCGGCCAACAACATTGCACCAGCTTGGGTGCGTCAGCCGGTCAGAAGACTTATGGATGCAGCGCGCGCCATCAACGAGATGGTGTTTGCAATGCTGTTTATCGTCGCCGTAGGGCTTGGGCCTTTTGCTGGTGTGTTGGCGCTCTTTGTTCACACCACTGGCGTGCTGGCTAAGTTGTTTTCTGAAGCGGTGGAATCTATAGATTCACAGCCGGTAGAAGGCATTCGCGCCACGGGTGCGAATGCGATGGAAGAAATTATCTACGCCATCATTCCGCAGGTATTGCCACTTTGGATTTCTTTTTCGCTGTACCGGTTTGAATCGAATGTGCGCTCAGCATCTGTAGTCGGCATGGTGGGCGCCGGTGGAATCGGCGTGGTGTTGTGGGAAATTATTCGAGCGTTTCAGTACGCTGAGACTTGCGCGGTGATGATTATTGTGGTCGTGACGGTGTCCATACTTGATGTGATTTCTGCGCGGATTCGGGCTGCGGTTATTTAA
- a CDS encoding carbon-phosphorus lyase complex subunit PhnI, whose translation MYVTVKGGEAAIESSWRLLAEQRRGDTDLPELSVAQIQSQLSLAVDRVMTEGSLYDRELAALAIKQSSGDLIEAIFLLRAYRTTLPRFGYSLPLDTANMRLQRRISATFKDVPGGQILGATHDYTQRLLDFSLLAESVNSDQTMPLADAPMQANMPRVNDLMAREGLMETPQPLTQTEPGDLTREPLMFPCNRTQRLQALARGDEGWLLALGYSTQRGYANSHPFAGEIRRGMAAVEITPDELGFSIDIGEIELTECQMINQFAGSREAPPQFTQGYGLAFGGSERKSIAMAMVDRSLRAAELGESLTAPAQDEEFVLSHADSLESSGFLQHLKLPHYVDFQSELELVRKLRAAHAKNHLDSASPALEKKEKSA comes from the coding sequence ATGTACGTCACCGTTAAAGGCGGCGAAGCCGCGATTGAAAGCTCTTGGCGCTTACTCGCCGAGCAGCGCAGAGGCGACACAGACTTGCCAGAACTGAGCGTGGCGCAAATCCAATCGCAACTCTCACTGGCGGTTGACCGCGTCATGACTGAGGGCTCTTTATACGACCGCGAGTTAGCCGCCTTAGCCATTAAACAATCTAGCGGCGACTTGATAGAAGCGATTTTCTTGCTGCGCGCCTATCGCACCACCCTGCCCCGCTTCGGTTACAGCTTGCCCTTAGACACGGCCAATATGCGGCTGCAACGCAGAATTTCAGCGACTTTCAAAGACGTACCCGGCGGCCAAATTCTGGGCGCAACCCATGACTACACCCAGCGCTTGCTTGACTTTTCACTGCTCGCAGAAAGCGTCAACTCCGACCAGACTATGCCGCTTGCAGATGCGCCCATGCAGGCGAATATGCCGCGTGTGAATGACTTGATGGCACGCGAAGGCTTGATGGAAACACCCCAGCCTTTAACGCAAACTGAGCCCGGTGACCTCACACGAGAACCCTTGATGTTTCCCTGCAACCGCACTCAGCGCCTACAAGCCTTGGCCCGTGGTGACGAGGGTTGGTTGCTGGCACTGGGCTACTCAACCCAGCGCGGTTACGCCAACTCACACCCCTTTGCCGGCGAGATAAGACGCGGCATGGCGGCAGTTGAAATCACGCCCGATGAGTTGGGTTTTTCTATCGACATAGGTGAGATTGAATTGACCGAATGCCAGATGATTAACCAGTTCGCCGGTAGCCGCGAAGCACCGCCGCAGTTCACCCAAGGCTATGGCTTGGCGTTTGGTGGGTCCGAGAGAAAGTCCATCGCCATGGCAATGGTTGACCGTTCGCTGCGTGCGGCGGAACTTGGCGAGTCGCTCACCGCGCCAGCACAAGACGAAGAGTTTGTGCTGTCACATGCCGACTCCCTTGAGTCCTCGGGCTTTTTGCAGCACCTCAAACTGCCGCATTACGTAGACTTTCAATCCGAGTTAGAGCTGGTGCGAAAGCTACGTGCAGCGCATGCAAAAAACCACCTGGACAGCGCCAGCCCAGCGCTGGAAAAAAAGGAAAAATCAGCATGA
- a CDS encoding alpha-D-ribose 1-methylphosphonate 5-triphosphate diphosphatase, translating to MTQHIITNAKIVTATEEFIGTMTLEDGLIQSIAKGNTSLPNAQDWNGEWLLPGLVEVHTDNLEKHLIPRPGVVWNAHSATVMHDALCAAAGILTVLDSVVIGDMDQGGARSQTQHISIAALHACRAEGLMRVEHLLHLRCEVSAPDIVEVFEQYADDSLLELVSVMDHTPGQRQWRDLSKYRRYSERYGSFSDAEYADIVAERIEHQQRYAIPNRAAIIAASHTRNLPLASHDDTLVEHIEEASAEGIAISEFPTTVAAAKAARAAGMSIVMGGPNLVQGGSHSGNVSASELASLDLLDIFSSDYVPASLLQSAFMLRNQAGWSLPKAINTVSRNPAHAIGMHDRGEIAVGLRADFLRVRMSKEMAIVRGAWSLGERAF from the coding sequence ATGACACAACACATCATCACCAACGCAAAAATCGTCACCGCCACAGAAGAATTCATAGGCACTATGACGCTTGAAGATGGCTTAATCCAGTCGATTGCCAAGGGCAATACCAGTCTGCCGAATGCACAAGACTGGAACGGCGAATGGCTGCTTCCGGGTCTTGTGGAAGTGCATACCGACAATCTCGAAAAGCATTTAATACCCCGCCCCGGCGTGGTCTGGAACGCGCATTCAGCCACTGTGATGCATGACGCGCTGTGCGCAGCCGCCGGCATTTTGACGGTGCTCGATTCGGTCGTGATTGGGGACATGGACCAAGGCGGCGCACGCAGTCAAACCCAACACATCTCAATCGCCGCACTGCACGCTTGCCGCGCTGAAGGACTGATGCGCGTAGAACATTTGCTGCACTTGCGCTGCGAAGTTTCAGCGCCCGACATCGTCGAAGTGTTTGAACAATACGCAGACGACAGCTTGTTGGAATTGGTCAGTGTGATGGACCACACACCCGGTCAGCGCCAATGGCGTGACTTGAGCAAATACCGGCGCTACAGCGAGCGCTACGGCAGCTTTAGTGATGCCGAATACGCCGACATCGTGGCAGAAAGGATAGAACACCAACAGCGCTACGCGATTCCCAACCGCGCCGCCATTATTGCCGCCAGCCATACGCGCAATCTGCCGCTAGCCAGCCATGACGACACCTTGGTTGAGCACATCGAAGAAGCCAGCGCAGAAGGCATTGCGATTTCAGAGTTCCCCACCACCGTAGCGGCAGCCAAGGCGGCGCGCGCGGCCGGCATGTCCATAGTCATGGGCGGGCCAAACTTGGTGCAAGGCGGATCGCATTCAGGCAATGTATCGGCGAGCGAGTTAGCCAGTTTAGATTTGCTGGATATTTTCTCGTCCGACTACGTACCGGCGAGTTTGTTGCAGTCGGCGTTTATGCTGCGCAACCAAGCCGGTTGGTCGTTGCCAAAAGCAATTAACACTGTAAGCCGCAATCCAGCCCACGCGATTGGTATGCATGACCGCGGTGAGATCGCTGTCGGCTTGCGTGCCGATTTTCTGCGTGTACGAATGAGTAAGGAAATGGCAATTGTGCGCGGTGCGTGGAGCCTAGGCGAGCGGGCGTTTTAA
- the phnH gene encoding phosphonate C-P lyase system protein PhnH — MSELKNLSVGFSDPVHDAQHAFKQALDALSMPGRSLALGQQINGLSLGPAMAQLLLALSDDETPVWWQSSPVSEANWLRFHTGAAKAEEAEEASFAVITDAALAPALICFSSGSSESPEQSCTLLIEVPAFDTGPAITLYGPGIETTQTVRIAGLPDDFWSQWSINHASFPQGVDIIFTSGCQALGLPRSTRARRLEEI, encoded by the coding sequence ATGAGCGAATTGAAAAATTTAAGCGTCGGGTTTAGCGACCCCGTTCACGATGCACAACACGCTTTTAAGCAAGCACTTGACGCGCTGTCCATGCCAGGACGCAGCCTTGCATTAGGCCAACAAATTAATGGTTTGAGTTTAGGGCCAGCCATGGCGCAACTACTGCTTGCACTGAGCGACGACGAAACGCCAGTTTGGTGGCAATCCAGCCCAGTTAGCGAGGCCAACTGGCTGCGCTTTCATACCGGTGCAGCAAAAGCAGAAGAGGCCGAAGAAGCGAGTTTTGCCGTCATCACAGATGCGGCTTTAGCGCCCGCATTAATCTGTTTTTCTAGTGGCAGCAGCGAATCTCCCGAGCAATCTTGCACCTTGCTAATTGAAGTGCCAGCGTTTGACACCGGCCCCGCCATAACGCTTTACGGCCCCGGAATTGAGACGACTCAAACTGTGCGCATTGCGGGTTTGCCGGATGACTTTTGGTCGCAGTGGAGCATCAACCACGCGAGCTTTCCGCAAGGCGTGGACATTATTTTTACCAGCGGCTGCCAAGCACTGGGTTTGCCGCGTAGCACACGCGCACGGCGTTTGGAGGAAATTTAA
- a CDS encoding alpha-D-ribose 1-methylphosphonate 5-phosphate C-P-lyase PhnJ encodes MMDSNYNFGFLDERSKKMIRRALLKAVAIPGYQVPFGSREMPFAYGWGTGGVQVTASIIGRKDVLKVIDQGADDTTNAVNIRRFFARTTGVATTQKTRDASIIQTRHRIPETALCEGQTIVYQVPMPEPMFRLEPRRRETITMHSLAEYGLMNVKLYEDIAQLGAVDRTYDYPVLVNQRYLASPSPIPKFDNPKMHMNPALQLFGAGREKRIYAIPPYTSVRSLDFEDYPFEVQRWDHACALCGSGTSFLDEMIVDDAGSRLFVCSDSDYCGERVAAGHVGAQQAVKMDNTLSSQGGAA; translated from the coding sequence ATGATGGACAGCAACTACAACTTTGGCTTTCTTGACGAGCGGAGTAAAAAAATGATCCGCCGCGCCTTGCTAAAAGCGGTTGCCATACCCGGCTACCAAGTGCCGTTTGGCTCGCGTGAAATGCCGTTTGCCTATGGCTGGGGCACCGGCGGCGTACAGGTGACGGCGAGTATTATTGGCCGCAAAGACGTGCTCAAAGTCATAGACCAAGGCGCTGACGACACAACAAATGCAGTCAATATTCGGCGCTTTTTTGCGCGCACAACCGGCGTGGCAACAACCCAAAAAACACGCGACGCCAGCATCATACAAACCCGTCACCGCATACCCGAGACAGCGCTGTGCGAAGGGCAAACCATCGTCTATCAAGTGCCTATGCCAGAGCCTATGTTTCGCTTAGAGCCGCGCCGGCGCGAAACCATCACCATGCACTCACTCGCAGAATACGGCTTGATGAACGTCAAACTCTATGAGGACATCGCCCAACTAGGCGCGGTAGACAGAACCTACGACTACCCAGTGTTAGTCAATCAGCGCTACCTCGCGTCACCCTCCCCGATTCCAAAATTCGACAATCCCAAAATGCACATGAACCCAGCCTTGCAACTGTTTGGCGCAGGCCGCGAGAAACGCATTTACGCCATACCGCCTTACACCAGCGTGCGCAGTCTTGATTTTGAAGACTATCCGTTTGAAGTTCAGCGCTGGGATCACGCTTGCGCGCTGTGCGGCTCAGGCACTAGTTTTCTTGATGAGATGATTGTCGATGATGCCGGCAGCCGCTTGTTTGTTTGCTCCGACAGCGACTATTGCGGCGAACGCGTGGCGGCCGGTCACGTCGGCGCGCAGCAGGCGGTAAAAATGGACAACACGCTGAGCAGCCAAGGCGGTGCAGCATGA
- the phnL gene encoding phosphonate C-P lyase system protein PhnL gives MTASLQAKNLTKTFTLHGRGGIELPVFNGIDLTVNPGQCLALTGHSGSGKSSLLRCLYGNYGSSAGEVNIRHNQEWVSMTHAEPRKILEIRRQTLGYVSQFLRVIPRVTTLEIVAEPLRRQGVDAATAREQAGKWLARLNLSERLWHLPPATFSGGEQQRVNIAHGLIANHAVLLLDEPTASLDADNRRVVVELIHEARTRGTAIVGIFHDDEVRQAVSSHSLDVEQYRNTATNLA, from the coding sequence ATGACTGCATCCCTTCAAGCCAAAAATTTAACTAAAACTTTCACACTGCACGGCCGTGGCGGAATTGAACTGCCGGTCTTTAATGGCATTGATTTAACCGTCAACCCGGGCCAGTGTCTGGCGCTTACGGGTCACTCTGGCAGCGGCAAAAGTTCGCTGCTACGCTGCTTGTATGGCAACTACGGCAGTAGCGCTGGCGAGGTCAATATCCGCCACAACCAAGAATGGGTCAGCATGACCCACGCCGAGCCGCGCAAAATCTTAGAAATCAGGCGCCAGACGCTAGGCTATGTTTCGCAATTTTTGCGTGTAATTCCGCGCGTGACGACCTTGGAGATAGTTGCCGAGCCGCTGCGGCGCCAAGGCGTTGATGCGGCAACCGCACGCGAGCAAGCTGGCAAGTGGTTGGCCCGCCTAAACCTTAGCGAAAGACTTTGGCACTTGCCGCCAGCAACGTTCTCGGGTGGAGAGCAGCAACGCGTCAATATCGCCCACGGCCTGATTGCCAACCATGCGGTGCTGCTCCTCGACGAGCCCACCGCCTCACTCGATGCGGATAACCGCCGCGTGGTGGTGGAACTTATTCACGAAGCGCGCACACGCGGAACCGCCATAGTGGGTATTTTTCATGACGACGAAGTCCGACAAGCTGTGTCCAGCCACAGCCTAGATGTAGAGCAATACCGTAACACCGCCACCAACCTAGCCTAA
- a CDS encoding phosphonate metabolism protein/1,5-bisphosphokinase (PRPP-forming) PhnN has product MSWVFVCGPSGSGKDSVMACARELLIAHDNIVFARRIVTRPVQPGSDHDPQTDLQFEQALRDQAVCWHWQAHGFFYGIDSRYTQAVRDGQVVVVNASRAHVESLSPSAGFSVVEISVEPAQLALRLSQRGRDSESSQALRLARNASFSSIRADCVVDNSKALADAGRALADYLLQVFGKA; this is encoded by the coding sequence GTGAGTTGGGTGTTTGTCTGCGGCCCTTCCGGTTCAGGAAAAGACAGTGTGATGGCCTGCGCCCGCGAACTTCTTATCGCGCACGACAACATAGTTTTTGCCCGCCGCATTGTGACCCGACCGGTGCAGCCAGGCTCAGACCACGACCCTCAAACCGATTTGCAGTTTGAGCAAGCCTTGCGCGATCAAGCCGTGTGTTGGCATTGGCAGGCGCATGGATTTTTCTACGGCATTGACAGTCGCTATACCCAAGCGGTGAGGGACGGGCAGGTGGTGGTGGTGAATGCTTCGCGCGCCCATGTCGAAAGCTTGTCACCATCAGCTGGTTTTAGCGTGGTGGAAATCAGCGTGGAGCCGGCTCAACTGGCCTTGCGGCTTAGTCAACGCGGTCGTGATTCAGAAAGTTCGCAAGCCCTGCGGTTGGCACGCAATGCCAGTTTTTCTTCTATCCGTGCTGACTGCGTAGTGGACAACAGCAAGGCGCTGGCCGACGCTGGACGCGCGTTAGCTGATTATTTATTGCAGGTTTTCGGTAAGGCGTGA
- the phnG gene encoding phosphonate C-P lyase system protein PhnG has protein sequence MTTDDLNPQTKARKRWLAILARASSTELKTAWSDSASSADIVSITYLRAAETGMVMLRGRVGGTGDAFNLGEASVTRCALRLGNGPLGVGYTLGRDKQKAELIAAFDAMLQNSARTAHIMQRVVEPMAKVQAAANTAQSLSVATSKVEFFTFVRGAA, from the coding sequence ATGACCACTGACGATTTGAATCCGCAGACCAAGGCGCGAAAGCGCTGGTTAGCAATTCTGGCCCGCGCTAGCAGCACCGAGTTGAAGACTGCATGGAGTGACAGCGCGAGCAGCGCAGACATCGTCAGCATTACGTATTTGCGCGCCGCAGAAACTGGCATGGTGATGCTGCGCGGTCGAGTCGGCGGCACTGGCGACGCATTTAATCTGGGTGAAGCTAGCGTGACGCGTTGTGCACTGCGCTTAGGCAACGGCCCACTCGGTGTAGGCTATACGCTGGGGCGCGACAAACAAAAGGCAGAGCTCATCGCAGCTTTTGATGCCATGTTGCAAAACAGCGCCCGAACCGCTCACATCATGCAACGTGTAGTCGAGCCAATGGCGAAAGTGCAGGCCGCCGCAAACACTGCGCAAAGTCTATCGGTGGCGACTTCCAAAGTTGAATTTTTTACTTTTGTACGAGGTGCTGCATGA